The following nucleotide sequence is from Lytechinus pictus isolate F3 Inbred chromosome 10, Lp3.0, whole genome shotgun sequence.
CAATTTTAAGAACAATTTGCAAATTTGTTTGGTGAAAACAGACTAGGAAAAATATACATTGCAAATGCAGCAAGAAAATCTTTCACTCTTGGGGATAAATTGATGGAAAACACTGTATGATAACAAAACACATATGACATAAAACAACAGATGTTTCTTACACACGAATTTCCCATTTCATTAATCATGTATGATCAACTATATATAAGTCAAATGTACTGgtagtttgaatttttttatcttgaaaatgAATAACAGATGGGCTAAAAGagataatgatattaaaaaataattatttgaattttggAAGGGAAAGAGAAGGTTGTTTAAATAGAATCTTGGTTAATAATCCTCTTAGTAATAACAGCAATATGCCCACTTGCACTTAAAAATCAACTCTAAGGTAGACAAGCAGAGTCAGTTTGGAATTTGCACAGCCACAAGAACATCAACACAGAGATACACAACAGATGAATCCAGACTGGCATATCATAAAGGATATAAATTGTAAAACATTGCACTCTATCTATGGCAGGCCATTCATGACATTGTCTGCCTTTGCCAATGGTCTCATAGAAGTGAGCAGATTTTGCTCACAAATCTCATCTATAAAACTTACATTTTCTACAATTTATTTTTGGCAGAAAATAACTATTTTTAAGATTTGTGAGTAAGCTTCACCATCCTATCAGAGACCATTGGACAATGTAATTCATGGCAAAGATGGCTTGCCATATGTGATGCAATGTTATATGAATAGCCAAACAGAACCATATTACGGGGGATCATTCTGTGTGTTGCATCATGGGAGGGAATTCATTGTCATCATCCAGACGTAGTTGATTGAGTCCCATCCCAGGGGAAGAGAATTGGGTATCATCTGTAGCAGCCGTTACTAATAGGTCATCATGCCTGTGGTCTACTGTGCTAGGTAACATTGGTTCTGCAAATAAAACACAAATTAAAATgatgttagaaaaaaaatccataaattGGGTtgaaagagaaatgccagtagttgcagtaaacactgatttcatgagaaagtctgtaaaccaggcttaattgtcagtatatcatcgaggatctagatctggtacagttacataaactgaactttgtgaaatcttgaaatctacactgaaaaatgttcaaactgaagatcaccaacacagataagcgcacgtgggacagtgtattattattgccttGAACGCTTGACCTGAATCCTgcgcttatttgctgatttctcagcaattacacaatttcttccagaattctttggcacatatgttttatttatacaaacagacactttggtggtcatttcattggattctgtacgaactcattttgatatcgttaccacaactggcatttacctttaagcaaAATGCAGCTTtccttttgaatataaaatgCACAAACATATACCGTAATCGAGATTTAAATAAGAATAAACCATTTCtatattaaccctaaaatggccggggggggggggggggttgaatcaaccccccctcaacattttctgcgatcattccgccgcgcgaaatattttgaccgcgccactcacagagtttatacttttaagtctcgcgcatcttttgagaccaaatttgcgacgcccgggtacgcggttccgaaattacgcaacattttgtaagtgcatgtcagaccaaaaattgttccaaaacgtgattttgtgtacaaagtcaatgcaaattgagttttctcatcttattcataaagatatgattatttctactttaaacagctgaaagcaattgattttagcataattatgcttcaaaaaggttgtgcaataaatctggtgaaaaaaataaagaaaaacaaaaggttgaaaaacaaagaaatacataagaaattcataaaacaataaaatacataagaaattgatttccaaaccgaagtttttttcaattgccattgttaagaatgctacaaagaatatttttaccaaaaattagcattctaggagctttatttagtgaattagagcaaaaagtatgatttatgcataaattagcataattaattcatataaaataaaatctcattattttggaaaattttaccatacagccttgtagattacatcgcacactaccagcgtgcaaatttttgcggcgctcacgcgatcggcggccgagatctcaggggggggttgaatcaacccccccccggccacagaacagccaaaaaagcccggcctagttagggttaaagatTAACAATAGGCACAGGAAATGGTAGACTACAAAAGTGTTCTAGTCATCTTTTCTTTGTACTTTATTGAAAGATTgcaaagaataatgataattatgatcacTACAATTACCTATACAGTGCTTATCACTTAAAGTCATGATGACTATAATTCATTCGTTCTGTAATCAAATCATACATGAAAATCTGACCTTTCGGTGAAATACAATATGCAGAATTTTTAGTTTGAGGCATACTTTGCCGACATCTGTGAGGTATCTGGCAGGAAAAGACTTCCGGTTGTCATTTAATCTCCTTAGTTTGTGACTTCAAATTACAGAAATATGAGTTCAATCTTTGATTTATAACTCCTGAACTGTTTAACACTAAAGTTACTGAAGTAAAATATGTCAATacaacattttcaaagtctatTTTTCGTAATCTATCCTGTCAAATAATCTTTTGGTTGCTCCCTTTTCATTGCATGCATCGATCACCATCCCAATATCAGTTATTCCAGACCAACATCTCGTTCACTTGTAATTAAAAAACATTTAGATCTTTTGCTCATGCATGCCCCACATTGTGCGATGGTCTTCCTCAAGATATCAAAAACCCTAACTCTAGTGAATCCTTCAAAAACCTTTTGGTTCACTTCTCAATTCTTCATTGAGCAATATACAGGGTAAATTTGGCGCtttaaaagtcaaatttattatcattcatattACATACCTCTAGCAGGACTTCTATGTGGCGATGATGAAAGCAGATCAACATTCCTGGATCCCCCTGTAGCCGCAGCAAACGTCTTAGCAGGAGCTGGCGAGAACCCCTGCTCACCCAATACTCCTCCCTTAGCTTCGGCTCCTTCACTATGCTCCTCGGATCCAGCACTGCTGGCTCCTTCTCCTCCTGCTGATGCTCCTGATGTAGCTCCTACGAGTCCTCCGCCCCCTGCATCAGCCTGTCCGTCTaacctggggagcatttcatgaaacaaatactgattttcactgacaactgttaaaagctactgaaatccttgcatctgattggctcagaactaAATTGGTGAGTGAAATATGTTTATGAAACACTCTCCTGATGATAACTGGTTAACATTctcataaaatatacatgtaagtactgtacagggaataattttcctggtatcacatcgcaatttgctcccccttttttaaagactgctatgcatatacataggactgtacattgcatagttgagagcttttctcttatgaccaaaaaatgctattcaaatttttaaagcaaaattatttccTGATGTATTTATGAAGAAAGCACATTCTTGATTTTGACCTGAGGCAATTATTGATCTGTATTACATTAATCATCAACACTGTTTATGTTTACTTAAACCATTGTTCTTGTTTGTGGTAGATTTGTGCATGATACACATTCAtaacgtatatatatatatatatatatatacaaaattatcattattatattcccTATCTTCGCCTAGACTAGCTCCAAAAACCTAGGACCCAGTTTCATAAACATCATTGTTTGTAGTGAGTCCTAAAATCCCAACAATCCTACAACATCCTCCAGGGTACCTTGTATCTCTAGAGATAGATTCCTACCTGTGTTGTTTGAGTAACGTACAATCTCCTCCATCAGTTGGGTCTAGATTATAGATGTAGATAAATCCATCAGCAGCCGCTACAAGGACTCTAGGCTTTGAGATGCTACACATAGGAATACAAGTAAATATGTGTGACTCTCCATGCTTGATACTAAGAAACATTTGTACTATCCAGTATGAAACAAATGTGCTCCTAATTTGAAAATAGTGAATGAAGTATATGCTAGTATGAGAGTTTAATCATGATATATAATGCGGCTCTATAGTAAATAGTGGAAGTAAAATACGAGCTGTGATTGGCTAGATTGGTACCACGTGACCTCCCTTCAAAAAgttatattgtacatatgtacaatgcATGTATAACTATTGATTTTTGGAGGGTAAAACCCGTGTTAAATGAATGGGGAGAACATCAATTAATGGcaatgcgcatttagccagtCAGTCCTGCGTGACTGCATTCACTAAGCGCATGCAATGCGCTGAATCTTAATTTTTATAGTGACGTGTGCAACTTTACGTTAAGgatggtacattttggatggtatgtGTGCAACGATACCAAGGTTTGatattcagcctcccatttgctcgcgtacaacaagctaagtaggcgttgtacaatttactataataaataatgaacgTTCTGTCATAGAATATTACTGGACTATATGAACTCCAAATGTAAAATTATCCCTCATGCAGGTCTACTTCACCATGGCCTTAGGCCACGGTGAAATAAACCTGCACTCGggataattttatatttgtcgTACATATAATCCAGTATATTGTACACTATTTATATACTAGTATCATTTATTTCTGTAAACATATTAGCTCACTGCATTATATTATCAATTTCTCGTCATACTTTACAGATGGGACAGCTGCACCACTACCATTAATAACAAAATCAGTCAGAATAAAATGTTGGTACCAGGCAAAGAGTGCTTAAACTGATTTTACTtgtggaattcattttcattgctGTTAATCACTAGGGCTGTGCATACTCTCATCCAATAGGCTGTGCATATTCTTTCTGGCACGTATctttagggcaattccataaaatgatcaacctttttgtacatcccacccccatttttctcaagtcttacttcgcttcataaactgaccaagtcatggtcctttgagaatattacagactgtcaaaagaacaagaaatcagagacagaaaaatttcatgaaggtcccaaaTATAGGGGCTTggacatacatattttatggaataccCTTTATGATTTGAGAAAAAGGGGCAAATGAATGACGCTGTGTTTTTTATACTatcaatcaatgaaaaaaaaaagaaccagtaagtaaaaaaaaaaaaataacctgtaagtaaaaaaaaagaaccagtaagtaaaaaagagaaaagaaaaaaaggtgcaGAACAGTAGCTTGCAAAGCGTGGCACAAATTATACCTTGTAGTAGAAATTAATGTGActttttcaaaatcatacatggaatacattgtagataatttGAAACAATATGGAATTAGAGCGCAGCAGAATTTCTgatgaaaagaaacatttttttaaaataaaacagcaAAAGAAAGCACTTAACCAATAAAGTATAATATCCAAACagtttatgaaaaatgaaaagagcaaaatatataatttgtttttcagaaAGCCAATGATACCTTCTTCTATCCTAATTGTTTGTGTTGTGAACAATTCAATTACCTGTCTGTTATGGGAAGGCTTATATCCAATCTATCATGTGTTGTAACACtattaaattaatcaaaatgTAATAACAGGAAGGATTTAATTTCCATAACATTTGGAAATATATCAGAACAGTAAAATtgtggtcctttgagaacattacacaCTGTCaaaagaaatcagagacagaaaatttcatgaaggtcccaaatagctgtgaatatttttttagaggtAAAGTCTTTGATAAAGCTCAGTAGCATGTTTTATAAGAATGTTTTATAATTAACATAGACATAAGTGAGGCAAATTGCACTACGTATGCTAATTAACACACATTGTTAGAGAAACAAAACTTGCACAGACAAACTCTTGACAACATGATGATGTCAatttcattgtgatgtcatgaaTGAAGAGTCTTTTTGCTAACTCTCAACAAATAACTGCGCACTAACTTCCTAAAAGATTCGATTGGTAGCAGTTTTTTATTTCCTTGGTACAAACGATTGCTTGCCTCTTCAATACTTTTTTTGCAGCTGAATACCTCACTGAATTCATAGAAAATAATGTAACAGAGCTTTGTGGTACTATGCTTTTAAAATGAACCTTACAAAGTCTGTCATGTTCTAAATGATGTACTAGAAGtctgagattaaaaaaaagatacaatattgaatttcaaagagaaagagagagagagagaaataaacgTTCATACTATCCAACAGACGAATTCAAGCTATGAGCAGTGAAATatgtatttctaaatatttgtttttttattgaattaacaATGCTTTGGTAAATTTGTTCTATCAATTATAGCATACGGATATCACAATATCAGTGATGGTCAAATGCATGGATCTTTCTTTTTGTTGAATTCATAATGCTATTTATTTGTAGAATGTGAACATTCATGTATGGTGTCAATGTTTCTcccattaataaataagatactTGCTACCGTTATTGATTCACCATGTAGAGGTATGAGCAagttaattcattttcatgattgcCTCTTATGATTCTTTACTTGTAGAGCAGAACAAGAAAGAGGCTGAAATGACGTCATTGAACAATGCCTTAAAATGTAAACTCACTTAGCGAGTGCACAGACATTCTTGAGCCCTGAGAAGGGTAGCTTGACGATAGCGAATGCTCTGTCCTGCGTCAGTACCTCTGTGACTTGAGAAGGTAGGTAGTTAGCAGGAGTCATCAAGGCTTTACCAAGGTAACCCATCCATGTTGAAGGCTCTTCTGTAGGTCTGAATAAGATAAATAGGAATTTAGCACAACAtgaggggaaggggagggggagggaggggatcACAAGGTATGTCTGCGAGAAAGGATGTCATGAAGTGGTGTGGCGTGTTTTTTTACTGTATATACCTATGAATTCTCAAGTTTGAAACAacccagggccccgtcttacaaagagtcagaattgatccgatcaacgtCAACAGTATGGAAATCCCTCTATGtcctgatttttattttctacaggaaattgcccaatgtcctttgtaagcaaagagaagcacactgaataaTCAAGAAAGTATGAATATACATTCTATACATAgcatctagaaaatattttgaacaaacttgcattttagatgttaaCGTTGTTGGCCGTCCATCGTTGTGGTTGTTCGGATCTATCGCAACCCTTTGTTAGACGGGTCCCAGGTCTTTAGAAATTGTCAGCAATTTCCCCCCTACTTTATTCtcatatcatatttttcttcactACTCTGCCCCTACTCCTAGCGGCATTGCCCccgggctccgtaacacaaagattagcaatcaatcgctaaatgaactgaccaatcaatatcaatgttacacgcgcattaggtttaaaatactgaccagggaccaatcagagcggttctttcatatttgcaattcatcgcaaacctttgtgttacggagccctggttagataaatgtacaaatgaataaattccATTACATAGACATGTATTCGCCCATTCAAACGAAGAGGCAGAATTAAAACTCCACTATGGACTCTAATAAGTCCCTGAGTGTTTTCAGAGCATCAAACTTACTTTTCTTTTGGCTGTTCAAGCTTGAAGATGTGAACCGTCTCTGTATTACTGGATGCGCACAAGAATATGGAATCAGCGCTGAATGCTAAGGAATTTATGCTGACACACCTGTCCAAGACAATAacgaattgaaattgaaaattgaaataacaataataataataatgacataataataataatgaagtaAAATATCACTTATAGTTATCCAGCAAAGCAACAAGGAAAATTTATCTAGGTGGGTAGTGAGCTCATTGAGACCCATGCAAGAAGTCTTGGTTTGCTCCTCATAGCACTAAATAGATTCAGTACCATTATACTGATCAAACACCTTGATAGAGAGAAGCAATTACAAATAAGTGTCTTGTCAATAAGTGTACCAAATCCattttatgaatgaatattACAAAACTCCATCTTCACCTCTTTACTCCTCTTCTGAACTCAAACAATTTCTTGCCATCTGGAATGGAAAATACTCGTATCACTGTGCcctgataaagaaaatatacaaaggtattttatgaaacaaaatgtAATTCATTGAAATAAAGAGGCAAATAgcaaatacatgaatacataaaCTTCTTCACAATTAAAATTAGAATTTTCTGTTTTGAATATTTATCAGTTTCAATTTTATGATATAGCATGATAAAGCACAGGGGTGGCATATTTTCAAGTATTATTTTGTCCACAGACACTCTTCTTTTGAGCGTTTGTGTAGAAAGTCAATGGGAGAGAATTATATTTTCAATCGACcgggaaatataattttgaccAGAAAATATGCTAACCCTGATTGAGCTTTACTCTACTCTCTTCATACTGCCTGGcctctgtttcataaaacttaacaAGGTAAATCCAACTTTGTATTTATGGTCACTTTCATGGAACCCAGAGTTTGATTAGTTCTAAGCAATGTTACCATTTGAGTTGCCACTGATGGTAGAGTGACAATCGATGGGTAATTACATTTCTAGTAAAGAAGCCATGATTGAAAGACAACAAGTCAAAAAGAAAAAGTCAAGGTCTACCTTCTCTGATGCTGTTGCCAGTTTTGTCCCTGTGGTATCAAAAGCCAGTGCTGCTAGTGGGCTATTGTGGGCCGAGATCATGGTCACCGCCTGTAGGTTTACAGTGTCAAAGATCTGTACCTCACCGATCTGACTGCTTCCGGGATAGGCCAGATAGCAGTTATCATTGTTGATTGACAGGGCACACAGCCCCAGGGGGTTGGGAGGGGTGTCCCGTATCGTATGTAGTACTTTCATATCCCGAATGTTATGAACGTAAAGACTTTCTTCCAGCGCCACTATTAATCGCTGTAAACAAGGTAATTCATGCAGATGATTGATCAATTGTGAGAATCTCATGATTGAAACTGATTTCTATCAAATAGTGAATAATGAGATTACAATATTAGAATAAATCATACTGAGAAAACGACAAGAACTTATATCATATCCAAGAATgcaagaatatacatgtaggaaggGGGCAAAGAAGACAAGGAAAAAGCAAGTGGGTTGGgttgagggaggaggatgtACTGAATCTTGGAAATGCTGTAAGTAGGTGAATCCAGCCACCCAGGATAAACGGACAAATTGGATATAAACTTTGGTAAACTGGTTGATAGCTGAAGTTGACAGGTCAAATATTCCAgttaatttgttcattataaACAGTCATACTGATTAATTGTTTAGGCTCAATGGAATGAATACTTGAAATTGTTAAGTATCTTTCTCATGTTCAGGCCATTAGGAAGACACTGCgctaaataataaaacaaacacGCTGACAATGGATTCTACGGACATGATCTTGGGATTATCAGGAAATAGGTAATCTGTATGGTTCCTTGGACTTTGGATTAGGAGttttccatcaacatttcaacAGCAAATATTATCAGACTGGCTTCTGAAAGCGGTCAGTTAATCAAGGACAAGTTGTGTCAATACTTCACCATGGTGTTTTACAGATGTCATATGACGTATCATGTGATATGGAACATCTGGCTTACTGTAATCAAATGATCAAATTTAATATAATACTCAGTATTtatctgattattttttttcggaagaaaaaaaaggttaagtTCAATGGTGGTGTTACCCTACGTAAATCCCAGTACTTATACTTcttcaagttaaaaaaaaaatccctatataaaaagaaaaaagagaaaaaggcaGTGTCATAAGAGACACTGTAATGAAATATGTGATTGATAAATTACACTGATTAAagatgtcatcatcatcatcatcatcatcatcatcaccatcatcatcatcatcatcgccatcaccatcatcaccatcatcatcatcatcatcatcatcat
It contains:
- the LOC129268950 gene encoding WD repeat domain phosphoinositide-interacting protein 2-like; the protein is MNLANQPSDSNSNLLFVNFNQDYTSLAVGTKTSYRLFSLTSVDKLEQIYEHDSEDICIVERLFSSSLVAVVSLTAPRKLKVCHFKKGTEICNYSYSNTILAVKLNRKRLIVALEESLYVHNIRDMKVLHTIRDTPPNPLGLCALSINNDNCYLAYPGSSQIGEVQIFDTVNLQAVTMISAHNSPLAALAFDTTGTKLATASEKGTVIRVFSIPDGKKLFEFRRGVKRCVSINSLAFSADSIFLCASSNTETVHIFKLEQPKEKPTEEPSTWMGYLGKALMTPANYLPSQVTEVLTQDRAFAIVKLPFSGLKNVCALANISKPRVLVAAADGFIYIYNLDPTDGGDCTLLKQHRLDGQADAGGGGLVGATSGASAGGEGASSAGSEEHSEGAEAKGGVLGEQGFSPAPAKTFAAATGGSRNVDLLSSSPHRSPAREPMLPSTVDHRHDDLLVTAATDDTQFSSPGMGLNQLRLDDDNEFPPMMQHTE